In Tenacibaculum sp. 190524A02b, the genomic stretch AGAAAAGGACAACAACTAAAAAATGGAGCTTATCCTTTAATTTGTGAATTGACAGGTGACGGGCAACAAAAACCGTTTTCTTTAAAAATGAAATTTTTTAAGGAAGATTGGAACTTTGAAAAAGAAGAGCCTAAAAAAGACAAAACAAAACTATTTTTAGTTAGAAAGAAAAAAAGCCTATTAGATGCTTTGCTACTGAAATCTCTTGACGATAATACAATTACATTCGATTATATTAAAAAGGCTTTAAATGGGAAATTAGACGTTATAGAAGGAAGGCAAACAAAGGGCGGTAAAGGTAAAATAGATTTTATAAAGCTTGGCTTTGATTTAGCAGCAGAAAAGAAAAATGTTGTGTCTGAAAAAGGTGTTGATAAGGAAGGGAACGCAGCAGTATATGAAAATGCCTTAAATCAGTTTATAAAATTTGTTCCTAAGATTGATTTAATTGATTTGGATTATGCAACCTTAGTTAGATTTAAAAACGAACAATTAAAAATTGGAAATAAAAAAACTACAATAAGCAATTATCTTAGAACACTACGTGCAATTTATAACGAAGGACTTCGAAGAGAACAATTAAAGGTAACGCCACATCCATTTGAAGGGCTTTTTAATGATATAAGTGTTAAGAGTAATAGAACCAAAAAAAGAAACATTTCAAAAGAAACATTAAAAATACTAGAATGTTTTACTAATAACTTAGCTAGAGGGCAACAAGATGCTGTTGATTTATTTCTTTTACAGTTTTATTTTGGGGGCCAGGACTTATTTGATATTTATTATTTAGAGAAAAAACAGGTAGCAAAAAATGATAGAGTGTATTTTACGCGAGGCAAAATTGAAGAAGGAGGGTATCAATTTGATTTAAAAATTTGTGATAAGGCTATTACTATTTTGCAACGAATGAAAAAGCCAAACCAAGGTTTTTTATTTTCAGGACGTAAGGACTACACAGGATATACAAATTACCGTAGTAGAATTAATAAGAATTTAAAAATTATTCAAAACAACTATAATAGTCATGTTGAAAGGATAGAGAAGCTAAATAATAATGAATATCATAAAATAGAAGTACTTCCTTTAGGTGGGTATATAACAACAAAAGTAGCACGACATACTTTTGCAACTATTGGTTCTAGGTTATATGTTGAACCAGACCTTTTAAGGGCTTTAATGGGGCATGAAAGAGATAATGTTGATACAATTTACAAAGACACTTATCCTGAAGAAGAGAGAGACAAATTTCATAGTCAAATTATAGATACTTCAGGTATTGAGGTAGAAGCTAAATACGTTTATCATTTAGAGTATTTTGATGAAAACAGGATCAGACGGTGGAAGTATAGGTATTTTGACGAAAAGCCAACAAAAATAGACTTATTAGAAGAGGTTACAGGTAAAAGTTATTCAGAGCCAAGACACTTAAAAAAAATATATCTAATAAAAAAAGCCTAGGGTAGTTCCTAGGCTTTTTCGTAGATTGAAACGATACTGTTATCTATCTATCTTTAAATTTAATATAATCCTCTTCTTCTAATATTAAAAACTCTCTTACATCAGGTATGTAAACCATTTGGGCAGCACATACAGTAGCGCAACCACCAGCATCTAAACAACTTTTAGCTAGTTTACCACATTTCCAAGCACTAGAACAGGTTTTAGTCCAGTTTTGGCTTCCAGTACCTCCCATTTCACAAGATACTTTATATTCATCTTTAGCAAAGTTTTTTCCTTTAACAGCTTCTTTACTTTCTGTTAGAAATATAGGAAATGGAAATTCCCTTTCTTCAGATTGCAAAAACTCTATTAACCCATTTTGTTTATCGTAAGAATAACTAATGTAAATAACATTACCTTCATTTGTTTTTAAATTCATTGAAGCAACTTTCTCAAAAAACTCTCCAATAGCTAGTTGCTCTCCCTTAATTTGATTAATTGGGGTTTCTTCAGATTGACAAGATGTTAAAAGTAAACTGCATAAAAACAATGCAAATACAAATATTTTTTTCATAATTTAAATTGATTAGTTTACCTCAAAACTACTGTATATAATAGAAGAATGAAATAGGTAGTAACACTGAAAAAAGATTAAGGGGTAATAGGTATTTTTGTAGGTGTTTTTACTTAGTTATGGTGTGAATATTATAAAATAGAGTTACTTCCTGTAAAAAATATATAATAAAAAAACCTAGGACAATTCCTAGGCTTTTTTAGTTAACTCAAAAAAGAAAATTAATTAATAACATACTTTTTAGTTTCTCCGCAAACGCTCTTAATATCATTATCAATACTACTTAACTCTTCACCTGTGGCAGTGTCAATAAATGAAACAATGCTCCAGTATGTAGGTATATAATCTAAGGT encodes the following:
- a CDS encoding tyrosine-type recombinase/integrase is translated as MQGKIFLNTRKGQQLKNGAYPLICELTGDGQQKPFSLKMKFFKEDWNFEKEEPKKDKTKLFLVRKKKSLLDALLLKSLDDNTITFDYIKKALNGKLDVIEGRQTKGGKGKIDFIKLGFDLAAEKKNVVSEKGVDKEGNAAVYENALNQFIKFVPKIDLIDLDYATLVRFKNEQLKIGNKKTTISNYLRTLRAIYNEGLRREQLKVTPHPFEGLFNDISVKSNRTKKRNISKETLKILECFTNNLARGQQDAVDLFLLQFYFGGQDLFDIYYLEKKQVAKNDRVYFTRGKIEEGGYQFDLKICDKAITILQRMKKPNQGFLFSGRKDYTGYTNYRSRINKNLKIIQNNYNSHVERIEKLNNNEYHKIEVLPLGGYITTKVARHTFATIGSRLYVEPDLLRALMGHERDNVDTIYKDTYPEEERDKFHSQIIDTSGIEVEAKYVYHLEYFDENRIRRWKYRYFDEKPTKIDLLEEVTGKSYSEPRHLKKIYLIKKA